In Alicyclobacillus vulcanalis, the following are encoded in one genomic region:
- a CDS encoding PIG-L family deacetylase codes for MATVMGVFAHPDDETFIAGGTFARLAAEGHRVVIVCATRGEMGRRLGVPLRATRESLGKLREQELRAACDALGVSRLVLLGYRDKELEMAPAEQVVTRLASLFAEERPVSIITFHDPLGGHPDHAAIGRLTTLAYARYRQDHEHARLLYVAWGDDLAAFLRYPQPAKAMIEVDVRAYRRQKVMAFRAHRTQSELDRALWGNEEKAIHRMRDREYFVLSQGPAPSPGSLTD; via the coding sequence GTGGCCACCGTCATGGGCGTATTTGCTCACCCGGACGACGAGACGTTTATCGCAGGGGGCACCTTTGCGCGCCTCGCGGCCGAGGGACATCGGGTCGTCATCGTCTGTGCCACGCGCGGAGAGATGGGCCGGCGGCTCGGCGTGCCGCTCCGGGCAACGCGGGAATCGCTCGGCAAGCTGCGCGAGCAGGAGCTGCGTGCGGCCTGCGACGCGCTGGGTGTGAGCCGCCTGGTGCTTTTGGGCTACCGGGACAAAGAACTGGAGATGGCGCCGGCCGAGCAGGTGGTGACGCGCCTGGCATCGCTCTTCGCCGAAGAGCGGCCGGTGAGCATCATCACGTTTCACGATCCGCTCGGCGGCCATCCAGATCACGCCGCCATCGGCCGGTTGACGACGCTCGCGTACGCGCGTTATCGCCAGGATCACGAACACGCGCGCCTGCTGTACGTCGCCTGGGGAGACGATCTCGCCGCCTTTTTGCGCTATCCCCAGCCGGCCAAGGCGATGATCGAGGTGGACGTGCGCGCGTATCGGCGGCAGAAGGTGATGGCGTTTCGGGCCCACAGAACGCAATCGGAGCTCGATCGGGCTCTCTGGGGCAACGAGGAGAAGGCCATCCACCGCATGCGGGATCGCGAATACTTTGTGCTGAGCCAAGGGCCGGCGCCAAGCCCAGGCAGCCTGACGGATTGA
- a CDS encoding LysR family transcriptional regulator → METKDLELFLAVARNRSISRTADQLYMSQSTVTNRLQRLERDLGCQLFTRTPGGVQLTEEGKRIYPLAERMVDLERRMLEPAKRAVRTLRVMSGRAFVSTDVPKCLHQILQVAEVRLQVRMGMYEDMVEALVGNQVDFCFLGEPIHHPRVRLIEYPPDAIDLVVPRGHRFVHDLPSIGALAEEPFIAFADTSAPFRRRIAMLLAKYNVYPDVRMELDSIDGIKAMVAQGLGISLLPRRTLHDAEAKGVVAIPLSDPQFCRPTYLAYPDAIEHEELTKAFIAIVTQHYAGK, encoded by the coding sequence TTGGAGACCAAGGATCTTGAGTTGTTTCTCGCCGTGGCGCGCAACCGTTCGATTTCGCGCACCGCGGATCAACTCTACATGTCCCAGTCCACGGTGACGAACCGGCTGCAGCGGCTGGAGCGCGATCTCGGCTGCCAGCTGTTTACCCGCACGCCGGGCGGCGTCCAGCTCACCGAGGAAGGCAAGCGGATTTACCCTCTCGCCGAGCGCATGGTGGACCTCGAGCGGCGCATGCTCGAACCCGCCAAGCGGGCGGTGCGGACGCTGCGCGTCATGAGCGGGCGCGCCTTCGTGTCGACCGACGTGCCGAAGTGCCTTCACCAGATTCTGCAGGTCGCAGAGGTTCGCCTGCAGGTTCGCATGGGCATGTACGAGGACATGGTCGAAGCGCTCGTCGGCAACCAGGTGGATTTCTGTTTTCTGGGAGAGCCCATTCATCACCCACGCGTCCGGCTGATCGAGTATCCGCCAGATGCCATCGATCTCGTCGTGCCGCGGGGACACCGGTTCGTGCACGATCTTCCATCCATCGGCGCACTCGCTGAGGAACCGTTCATCGCGTTTGCCGACACGAGCGCCCCATTTCGCCGGCGGATCGCCATGTTGCTGGCGAAGTACAACGTGTACCCCGACGTGCGCATGGAACTCGACTCCATCGATGGGATCAAGGCCATGGTGGCGCAGGGGCTTGGCATCTCGCTGTTGCCGCGGCGAACGCTGCACGACGCCGAGGCCAAGGGCGTGGTGGCCATTCCGCTGTCGGACCCCCAGTTTTGCCGGCCGACGTACCTGGCCTACCCGGACGCCATCGAGCACGAGGAGCTGACGAAGGCGTTTATCGCCATCGTGACGCAGCACTACGCGGGAAAGTGA
- a CDS encoding DUF1806 family protein, which translates to MGALEAIRRLEAWRGQRVYVHLEVNPEAYLRNASGTLDEVGLFGEGLFRVHLRLRDPAALVYIQDVTEFVEDGSAIVMMGLDGQHRVRQTLTVSDTPLDVGKVES; encoded by the coding sequence ATGGGCGCGCTTGAGGCCATCCGCCGGTTGGAGGCGTGGCGCGGGCAGCGGGTCTACGTGCACCTCGAAGTGAACCCCGAGGCGTATCTGCGCAACGCCTCGGGCACGCTGGACGAGGTCGGGCTGTTTGGCGAAGGGCTGTTCCGCGTGCACCTTCGCTTGCGCGATCCGGCTGCCCTCGTCTACATCCAGGACGTCACGGAGTTTGTCGAGGACGGATCGGCCATTGTCATGATGGGCCTCGATGGACAGCACCGCGTGCGGCAGACGCTCACCGTCAGCGACACGCCGCTCGATGTGGGAAAGGTGGAATCATGA
- the mnmA gene encoding tRNA 2-thiouridine(34) synthase MnmA, giving the protein MAARVVVGMSGGVDSSVTALLLKRAGYDVIGVFMKNWDETDENGACTAEQDFEDVRRVCEQIGIPYYGVNFEREYEERVFAHFLEEFKRGRTPNPDVLCNREIKFKELLACAMDLGADYLATGHYAQVERLEDGAVRLLRGRDRNKDQTYFLHMLTQAPLKRAMFPIGHMTKPEVRQIARDHGLHVAQKKDSTGICFIGERNFRAFLQQYLPAQPGVIEDVDGHVLGEHDGLMYYTIGQRKGLRLGGLPGRDPAPWFVVDKDLARNVLIVAQGHDHPRLYSRALVADTVSFIAEHPPARRFRCTAKFRYRQDDQPVEVQMTSDDTCRVVFDEPQRAITPGQSVVFYDGDVCLGGGIIAQREPAYD; this is encoded by the coding sequence ATGGCGGCGCGCGTGGTCGTTGGCATGTCGGGCGGCGTCGACTCGTCCGTGACGGCCCTCCTGCTCAAGCGAGCGGGCTACGACGTGATCGGCGTGTTCATGAAAAACTGGGACGAGACGGATGAAAACGGCGCGTGCACGGCTGAGCAGGACTTTGAGGACGTGCGCCGAGTCTGTGAGCAGATAGGCATTCCCTACTACGGCGTGAATTTCGAGCGCGAGTACGAGGAACGCGTGTTTGCGCATTTCCTCGAGGAGTTCAAGCGCGGGCGCACGCCCAACCCGGACGTGTTGTGCAACCGGGAGATCAAGTTCAAGGAACTGCTGGCGTGCGCGATGGACCTGGGCGCCGATTACCTCGCCACCGGCCACTATGCGCAAGTTGAGCGCCTTGAGGACGGCGCAGTGAGGCTTTTGCGCGGGCGGGATCGGAACAAGGATCAGACGTATTTCCTGCACATGCTCACGCAGGCCCCACTGAAGCGGGCCATGTTTCCCATCGGACACATGACGAAGCCCGAGGTGCGGCAAATTGCGCGCGATCACGGCCTGCACGTGGCACAGAAAAAGGATTCGACCGGCATCTGCTTCATCGGCGAGCGCAACTTCCGCGCCTTTCTGCAGCAGTACCTGCCCGCGCAGCCGGGGGTCATCGAGGACGTGGACGGCCACGTGCTCGGCGAACACGACGGGCTCATGTACTACACCATCGGCCAGCGCAAGGGCCTGCGGCTCGGCGGCCTGCCCGGGCGCGATCCGGCACCTTGGTTCGTGGTGGACAAGGACCTCGCCCGCAACGTGCTCATCGTGGCGCAGGGCCACGATCATCCGCGCCTCTACAGCCGGGCGCTCGTGGCGGACACGGTCAGTTTCATCGCCGAGCATCCCCCAGCCCGTCGTTTTCGGTGCACGGCCAAGTTCCGCTACCGCCAGGACGACCAGCCGGTGGAAGTTCAAATGACGAGCGACGACACGTGCCGGGTGGTGTTCGACGAACCCCAGCGGGCCATCACGCCCGGTCAGTCGGTCGTCTTTTACGACGGCGACGTCTGCCTCGGCGGCGGCATCATCGCCCAGCGCGAACCGGCCTACGACTGA
- a CDS encoding SDR family NAD(P)-dependent oxidoreductase, whose product MAIDGRGKVAVVTGASSGIGRQTAIALARAGFDVAVGARRKERLAELTDEIARETGRKAHAWALDVTSAESIDAFVQGVVGHFGRVHVLVNNAGKALGRDPVETGDEADWQEMLDTNVMGLMRMTKRLIPHLVASGDGHIVNLGSIAGHESYAGGSVYCATKFAVRAITEALRHELLGKPVRVTSIDPGMVETEFSLVRFHGDSSQASKVYQGVRPLTADDIADCIVFAVTRPAHVNIDQMIVTSIDQAGARVFHRQGATS is encoded by the coding sequence ATGGCAATTGATGGACGCGGAAAAGTTGCGGTGGTGACGGGCGCGTCGAGCGGCATCGGCAGACAAACGGCCATCGCGCTCGCGCGCGCGGGGTTCGACGTGGCCGTCGGTGCACGCCGGAAGGAGCGGCTCGCGGAGCTCACGGACGAGATCGCGCGGGAGACCGGGAGAAAAGCGCACGCCTGGGCGCTCGACGTGACGAGCGCCGAGAGCATCGACGCGTTCGTCCAAGGCGTCGTCGGCCACTTCGGCCGCGTGCACGTCCTCGTGAATAACGCGGGCAAGGCCCTGGGGCGCGATCCCGTCGAAACGGGCGACGAGGCCGACTGGCAAGAGATGCTCGACACAAACGTGATGGGCCTCATGCGGATGACCAAGCGGTTGATCCCGCACCTCGTGGCGTCTGGAGACGGCCATATCGTCAACCTGGGCTCCATCGCGGGGCACGAATCGTACGCCGGCGGCAGCGTCTATTGCGCCACCAAGTTCGCGGTGAGGGCCATCACGGAAGCCCTGCGGCACGAGCTGTTGGGCAAGCCCGTGCGGGTGACCTCCATCGATCCGGGCATGGTGGAGACCGAATTCAGCCTGGTGCGCTTCCACGGCGATTCGTCCCAGGCTTCCAAAGTGTACCAGGGCGTCCGCCCGCTCACCGCAGACGACATCGCGGACTGCATCGTGTTCGCCGTGACGCGGCCCGCGCACGTGAACATTGACCAGATGATCGTGACCTCCATCGACCAGGCGGGGGCGCGCGTGTTTCATCGGCAGGGGGCGACGTCATGA
- a CDS encoding sulfurtransferase — translation MKAPGLIEPDDLAKRLGDEDVVVFDCRFQLTDPEAGERAYREGHIPGAFYLHLERDLSSPKREHGGRHPLPDWQAFAARLAESGVRQDSDVIVYDAGEGMAARAWWLMRHIGLERVRLLNGGWQRWIREGRPVTAELPQPRPGHVEVRLRAGDTVDVNDVREAARQGKLVLVDARSRARYRGDVEPLDPKAGHIPGAVNHPWEEGLREDGTWRTPEEQRLRFADLASSGKPIVVYCGSGVTACSTLFAMELAGLSAKLYPGSWSDWVSYPDHPVATGDEPGAWQP, via the coding sequence ATGAAGGCGCCGGGCCTCATCGAGCCAGACGATCTCGCCAAACGCCTTGGGGACGAGGATGTCGTCGTGTTCGACTGCCGCTTTCAGCTCACCGATCCGGAGGCGGGCGAACGTGCGTACCGCGAGGGCCACATCCCGGGCGCGTTTTACCTGCACTTGGAGCGCGACCTGTCCTCCCCGAAACGGGAGCACGGCGGGCGCCATCCGCTTCCCGACTGGCAGGCGTTCGCCGCGCGGCTTGCAGAAAGCGGCGTCCGACAAGATTCGGACGTGATCGTGTACGATGCGGGCGAGGGCATGGCGGCGCGCGCGTGGTGGTTGATGCGCCACATTGGGCTCGAGCGCGTGCGCTTGTTGAATGGCGGGTGGCAGCGCTGGATCAGGGAAGGCCGGCCCGTCACCGCCGAGCTGCCACAGCCTCGCCCGGGCCACGTCGAGGTTCGGCTGCGGGCCGGCGACACGGTGGACGTGAACGACGTGCGCGAGGCGGCGCGCCAGGGCAAGCTGGTCTTGGTGGACGCCCGCAGCCGCGCGCGGTATCGGGGCGATGTGGAGCCGCTCGACCCCAAGGCGGGCCACATCCCAGGCGCCGTGAATCACCCGTGGGAAGAGGGGCTTCGGGAAGATGGCACGTGGCGCACACCTGAGGAGCAGCGGCTGCGCTTTGCCGATCTTGCGAGCAGCGGCAAGCCGATTGTGGTCTACTGCGGCTCGGGCGTGACGGCCTGTTCGACCCTCTTCGCGATGGAGCTCGCGGGTCTCTCCGCAAAGCTCTACCCGGGCAGCTGGAGCGACTGGGTGTCGTATCCGGATCATCCGGTGGCGACGGGCGACGAACCGGGGGCGTGGCAGCCGTGA
- a CDS encoding acyl-CoA dehydrogenase family protein yields MYDIYGESALPQDVRERLRITRELAHAFRERAPQHDRAGDFPFENIDDLKRSGYVRWTVPVEYGGLGLSLAEMLMHQEVLAQGDGSTALAIGWHMGILLHLRESGAFPDALFRMVCETVVQEGALINSCATEPATGSPSRGGKPETTAGKVPGGYRITGRKTFSTLSPALTWIMVTATLADEDVVGQFLVRQEDVEIVETWDTLGMRATGSHDIVLKDVFVPEDRVIVIQRPGVKPERRPDGAGWLLHIPACYLGIAMAARDFALEYAATYRPNSLPHPIAQVPHVEQKLGEMELKLLAARTLLYDLARRFDAASPEERVRLQPQYGAAKTLATNAANQVVDLAMRIVGGRSLSRDLPLERYYRDVRAGLHNPPMDDVVYRNLAKAALARRTETPNANRA; encoded by the coding sequence ATGTACGACATCTACGGAGAATCGGCGCTGCCACAGGACGTTCGCGAGCGCCTCAGGATCACGCGGGAGCTTGCGCACGCGTTTCGCGAGCGCGCGCCACAGCACGATCGCGCCGGTGACTTCCCATTTGAGAACATCGACGACCTGAAGCGATCCGGCTATGTGCGCTGGACGGTGCCCGTGGAGTATGGCGGGCTTGGGCTATCGCTTGCGGAGATGCTCATGCATCAGGAAGTGCTGGCGCAGGGAGACGGATCGACCGCGCTCGCCATCGGCTGGCACATGGGCATTCTTCTTCACCTGCGCGAGAGCGGGGCCTTTCCGGATGCGTTGTTTCGCATGGTGTGTGAGACCGTCGTCCAAGAGGGTGCGCTCATCAACAGCTGTGCCACGGAGCCGGCCACAGGCAGTCCGAGCCGCGGGGGCAAACCGGAGACGACCGCCGGCAAAGTCCCCGGGGGCTACCGCATCACTGGGCGAAAGACGTTCAGCACGCTGTCCCCGGCGCTCACGTGGATCATGGTCACCGCCACGCTCGCTGACGAGGATGTCGTGGGCCAGTTTCTCGTCCGGCAAGAGGATGTCGAGATCGTCGAGACGTGGGACACGCTCGGCATGCGCGCCACCGGCAGCCACGACATCGTGCTGAAGGACGTGTTTGTTCCGGAAGACCGCGTGATTGTGATTCAGCGCCCGGGGGTGAAGCCCGAGCGCAGGCCCGACGGGGCCGGCTGGCTGTTGCACATCCCGGCCTGTTACCTCGGCATCGCGATGGCGGCCCGCGACTTTGCGCTCGAGTACGCGGCCACGTACCGGCCCAACTCGCTGCCGCACCCCATCGCCCAGGTGCCGCACGTCGAGCAGAAGCTCGGCGAGATGGAGCTCAAGCTGCTCGCTGCGCGCACCCTCTTGTACGATCTCGCCCGCCGCTTCGACGCGGCCTCTCCAGAGGAGCGCGTCAGGCTGCAGCCGCAGTATGGCGCCGCGAAGACGCTCGCGACGAACGCCGCCAATCAGGTGGTCGATCTCGCCATGCGCATCGTCGGCGGGCGCAGTCTCTCGCGGGATCTCCCGCTCGAGCGGTATTACCGGGACGTGCGTGCAGGCCTGCACAACCCGCCGATGGACGACGTGGTCTACCGAAACTTGGCCAAGGCGGCGCTCGCAAGGCGCACCGAGACGCCAAACGCAAATCGCGCGTAG